A portion of the Halococcus salsus genome contains these proteins:
- a CDS encoding ABC transporter substrate-binding protein yields MASEDGGREAPTRRDYVKYSGAVVGGGLLAGCSGGGSGTTPARTTDGAGTASASKTETDTSDGSYSVTMAPAGTVEFETPPENVFTVLVHHTDMVVALGHGDALNAMYSPANFEGNYDKILERLDGVSVDWSGLYDSWNPEKEALYELDSDLHLADPAYVSTMDAWDTADVEEVRTAVAPWFGNALSRDHADPPADWADRYQYYSLWEVFEKVAQVFQEQARYNALSDVKADLDATVASTLPTSGDRPRTARVMTSPDLSQIWVFHMNGPGFIRSHTRPFGVDDVFDDVPEAETIGVEALAEADPEVVLVENAFARADDWRAQKRNLRDDPVASEVSAVKNDRVYPLSARYGGPIMNLFQTEMVAKELYPERFGAWPDYDGGPYPEFPPDERLFDRERVANIITGDV; encoded by the coding sequence ATGGCGAGCGAAGACGGCGGTCGTGAGGCACCGACGCGGCGAGACTACGTCAAGTACAGCGGAGCGGTCGTCGGCGGCGGGTTGTTGGCGGGTTGTTCCGGTGGGGGCTCGGGCACGACGCCGGCTCGGACGACGGACGGAGCCGGAACGGCGTCCGCTTCGAAAACCGAGACGGACACGTCGGACGGGTCGTACTCGGTGACGATGGCCCCTGCGGGCACCGTCGAGTTCGAAACGCCCCCGGAGAACGTCTTCACCGTTCTCGTGCATCACACGGACATGGTGGTCGCGCTCGGGCACGGCGACGCGCTCAACGCGATGTACAGCCCCGCCAACTTCGAGGGGAACTACGACAAAATCCTCGAACGGCTCGACGGTGTCTCGGTGGATTGGTCGGGTCTCTACGACTCGTGGAACCCCGAGAAGGAAGCGCTCTACGAGCTCGATAGCGACCTCCACCTGGCCGACCCGGCGTACGTCTCGACGATGGACGCGTGGGATACCGCGGACGTCGAGGAAGTCCGGACGGCGGTCGCACCGTGGTTCGGGAACGCGTTGAGCCGGGACCACGCCGACCCGCCGGCGGACTGGGCGGACCGATATCAGTACTACTCCCTCTGGGAGGTCTTCGAGAAGGTCGCACAGGTCTTCCAGGAGCAAGCACGCTACAACGCGCTCTCGGACGTCAAGGCCGATCTGGATGCGACGGTCGCCTCCACGCTTCCGACGAGCGGTGACCGGCCGCGGACGGCGCGGGTCATGACGTCACCGGACCTGAGCCAGATCTGGGTCTTCCACATGAACGGGCCGGGCTTCATTCGCTCCCACACGCGTCCGTTCGGCGTCGATGACGTGTTCGACGACGTGCCGGAGGCGGAGACGATCGGTGTGGAGGCGCTCGCCGAAGCCGACCCGGAGGTCGTCCTCGTCGAGAACGCGTTCGCTCGGGCGGACGATTGGCGGGCACAAAAGCGGAACCTCCGGGACGACCCGGTCGCCAGCGAGGTTTCGGCGGTGAAAAACGACCGCGTCTATCCGCTCAGCGCCCGGTACGGCGGCCCGATAATGAACCTCTTCCAGACGGAGATGGTCGCGAAAGAGCTCTATCCCGAGCGGTTCGGGGCGTGGCCCGACTACGACGGCGGCCCGTATCCCGAGTTCCCACCGGACGAGCGACTGTTCGACCGCGAGCGGGTCGCGAATATCATCACGGGAGACGTCTGA
- a CDS encoding sulfurtransferase, whose amino-acid sequence MSDYANDVLVSADWVEEHLDEFQDEDSGYRLLEVNNPTVTADSEYTAYEEGHAPGAIFFDWEEDFTDQQTRDILSKDAFEQTMGEAGITEDDTIVFYGGGRVPNWFALFAYWQAKYYGHEDAKVLDGGKGYWVANDYPLTEEVPDFSSQEYNARGPFESIRAYRDDVDTAIDQGLPMVDVRSPEEFSGEVIAPEGLNETAQRAGHIPGASNVPIATILNDDDTFKSPDELREIYAEAGVDGEESTIAYCRVGERSSIEWFALRELLGFEDVRNYDGSWTEWGSMIRTPIETGDGN is encoded by the coding sequence ATGAGTGACTACGCAAACGACGTACTGGTGTCGGCGGACTGGGTCGAGGAGCATCTCGACGAGTTCCAGGACGAGGACTCGGGCTATCGACTGCTCGAAGTGAACAACCCGACCGTGACGGCGGATTCGGAGTACACCGCCTACGAGGAGGGTCACGCGCCGGGCGCGATCTTCTTCGACTGGGAGGAGGACTTCACCGACCAGCAGACCCGCGACATCCTCTCGAAGGACGCCTTCGAGCAGACGATGGGCGAGGCGGGCATCACCGAGGACGACACGATCGTGTTCTACGGCGGCGGTCGGGTCCCCAACTGGTTCGCGCTCTTCGCCTACTGGCAGGCGAAGTACTACGGCCACGAGGACGCGAAGGTGCTCGACGGCGGGAAGGGCTACTGGGTCGCCAACGACTACCCGCTCACCGAGGAGGTCCCCGACTTCTCGTCCCAGGAGTACAACGCCCGTGGTCCCTTCGAGTCGATCCGCGCCTACCGCGACGACGTCGACACGGCCATCGACCAGGGCCTGCCGATGGTCGATGTGCGCTCGCCCGAGGAGTTCTCCGGCGAGGTCATCGCGCCCGAGGGGCTCAACGAGACCGCCCAGCGCGCGGGCCACATCCCCGGCGCGTCGAACGTCCCGATCGCGACCATCCTCAACGACGACGACACGTTCAAGAGTCCCGACGAGCTCCGCGAGATCTACGCCGAGGCCGGCGTCGACGGCGAGGAGTCGACCATCGCCTACTGCCGCGTCGGCGAGCGCTCCTCGATCGAGTGGTTCGCGCTGCGCGAGCTCCTCGGCTTCGAGGACGTCCGCAACTACGACGGCTCGTGGACCGAGTGGGGCAGCATGATCCGCACCCCGATCGAGACCGGCGACGGCAACTGA
- a CDS encoding class I SAM-dependent methyltransferase: MSAREEFDAWAADGRDRGMEDRHWHTAKHVLGRMPVEAGERVLDLGTGSGYAARALADAADAHAYGLDGSPEMVHNARSYADDSRLEFLVGDFGALPFADDSFDHAFSMEAFYYAANPVETLRDLRRVLRSGATFSCAVNYYEENTASHDWQDAIEIPMTRWDMDEYRAAFREAGFHVASQDTIPDREIEIPPRSEFPTEGFESREAMVERYRTLGTLLTVGVVP; encoded by the coding sequence ATGAGCGCTCGCGAGGAGTTCGACGCGTGGGCCGCCGACGGCCGCGACCGCGGAATGGAGGACCGCCACTGGCACACCGCGAAGCACGTCCTCGGACGGATGCCGGTCGAGGCCGGGGAACGCGTGCTCGACCTCGGAACGGGGAGCGGCTACGCCGCCCGGGCGCTCGCCGACGCTGCGGACGCCCACGCCTATGGGCTCGATGGCTCCCCCGAGATGGTCCACAACGCGCGGTCGTACGCCGACGACTCCCGCCTCGAGTTCCTCGTCGGCGACTTCGGCGCGCTGCCGTTCGCCGACGACTCGTTCGACCACGCCTTCTCGATGGAGGCCTTCTACTACGCCGCGAACCCCGTCGAGACACTCCGGGATCTCCGGCGGGTGCTCCGCTCGGGGGCCACTTTCTCCTGTGCGGTGAACTACTACGAGGAGAACACCGCGAGTCACGACTGGCAGGACGCGATCGAGATCCCGATGACCCGCTGGGACATGGACGAGTACCGCGCGGCCTTCCGCGAGGCGGGGTTTCACGTCGCGAGTCAGGACACCATCCCGGACCGTGAGATCGAGATCCCGCCCCGTAGTGAATTCCCGACCGAGGGCTTCGAGAGCCGCGAGGCGATGGTCGAGCGCTACCGGACCCTCGGGACGCTGCTGACCGTGGGTGTCGTTCCCTGA
- a CDS encoding DUF2391 family protein, translating into MARRRIPRFKVADFAQQIVGGFLLAGPFVITEEVWVAAAETSTVQWLVAVGMVFVIGYGALYQADVDRDPDAEAEVGGVPIRFVSLMFVSFGSVAILMAVFGAPWTFLAGLDVPRDRWPMVTLHAAAIASVFSVVGAATADSVF; encoded by the coding sequence ATGGCGCGGAGACGGATACCCCGGTTCAAGGTCGCGGACTTCGCCCAGCAGATCGTCGGCGGGTTCCTGCTCGCCGGCCCGTTCGTGATCACCGAGGAGGTCTGGGTGGCGGCGGCCGAGACCTCGACGGTCCAGTGGCTCGTCGCGGTCGGGATGGTGTTCGTCATCGGCTACGGCGCGCTCTATCAGGCCGACGTCGACCGCGACCCCGACGCCGAGGCGGAGGTCGGCGGGGTCCCGATCCGGTTCGTCTCGCTGATGTTCGTCTCGTTCGGTTCGGTCGCCATCCTGATGGCGGTCTTCGGCGCACCGTGGACGTTCCTCGCGGGTCTCGACGTTCCCCGGGACCGGTGGCCGATGGTCACCCTCCACGCGGCCGCCATCGCATCGGTGTTCAGCGTGGTCGGGGCGGCCACCGCCGACAGCGTGTTCTGA
- a CDS encoding DUF7090 family protein, giving the protein MDYALTVEDTPETIPGGTGVLLVHPSTGETDRIDTDFLNTDTDHLLVISTRTTAREVEQKLEHYDVDREKATILDTLSIERGYSRRSGEGVRYVAAPDDLDGIVETVREFLDSHDGKRRISVDSITEMAYYADEARTREAVEALLDLLKEYDAVGVFHLAREVHDDEVVEGYRDLFDGVVSLDPDGSVSGEF; this is encoded by the coding sequence ATGGATTATGCCCTCACAGTCGAGGACACCCCCGAGACGATTCCCGGCGGGACCGGCGTGCTCTTGGTCCACCCGAGCACCGGCGAGACCGACCGTATCGACACCGACTTCCTGAACACCGACACCGACCACCTCCTGGTCATCTCGACCCGAACCACCGCCCGCGAGGTCGAACAGAAGCTCGAACACTACGACGTCGACCGCGAGAAGGCGACCATCCTCGACACCCTCAGCATCGAACGCGGCTACTCGCGACGCTCCGGCGAGGGCGTCCGGTACGTCGCCGCCCCCGACGACCTCGACGGGATCGTCGAGACCGTCCGCGAGTTCCTGGATTCACACGACGGCAAACGCCGGATCAGCGTCGACTCGATCACGGAGATGGCCTACTACGCCGACGAGGCACGCACCCGCGAGGCCGTCGAAGCCCTGCTCGATCTGTTGAAGGAATACGACGCCGTCGGTGTCTTCCACCTCGCGCGCGAGGTCCACGACGACGAGGTGGTCGAGGGCTACCGCGACCTGTTCGACGGGGTCGTCTCGCTCGACCCCGACGGCAGCGTCAGCGGCGAGTTCTGA
- a CDS encoding Cdc6/Cdc18 family protein: MDIRDRIARRYRAENGPQVIRDPEAVNPAAHVRDPVGRGPVLERLLDRLDPAFEGAVPPNTYVWGPKGAGKSALVTALFGELRRLEGGSRASIHTATRVDDAATVTFGYVDARHATTEFALRHAILDELVDEPVPKNGVSASRFRSLLADHVASSGRRAVVAVDHLGDPETPSLRAVAEFLDGVSGSVAWVGVGRTPPEELDPSPSETVAIDLAPPYLLADILSDRASAGLARGALDHESTRRVAEWADGDAHDALAAVFGAAVVADDAGENRIGPDALDAGIEGVPRPCTAVGRIRSLPANRQRVLRELFDLDAADRESVRAAAAGVAAADTVGLSATTVERILYELADSGIVRRVSTDRTDGLGRPPSGLEPCFPALVFRRLYDLASSTP; this comes from the coding sequence ATGGACATCAGAGACCGCATCGCCCGCCGCTATCGTGCCGAGAACGGTCCGCAGGTGATCCGCGACCCCGAAGCGGTGAACCCCGCTGCCCACGTCCGGGACCCGGTCGGACGGGGGCCGGTGCTCGAACGGCTGCTCGACCGGCTCGACCCCGCGTTCGAGGGAGCGGTCCCGCCGAACACCTACGTCTGGGGACCGAAAGGGGCCGGGAAGTCGGCGCTCGTCACGGCGCTGTTCGGCGAGCTCCGCAGGCTGGAGGGCGGGTCGCGCGCGAGCATCCACACCGCCACCCGGGTCGACGACGCCGCGACCGTCACCTTCGGCTACGTCGACGCCCGCCACGCGACCACCGAGTTCGCGCTCCGTCACGCCATCCTCGACGAACTGGTCGACGAACCGGTGCCGAAGAACGGCGTCAGCGCGAGCCGGTTCCGGTCGCTGCTCGCCGACCACGTCGCCTCGTCCGGTCGGCGGGCCGTGGTGGCGGTCGACCATCTCGGTGACCCCGAGACGCCGTCGCTCCGGGCCGTCGCCGAGTTCCTCGACGGTGTCTCGGGGTCGGTGGCGTGGGTCGGCGTGGGACGAACGCCGCCCGAGGAGCTCGACCCGTCCCCGAGCGAGACGGTCGCGATCGACCTCGCGCCGCCGTACCTCCTCGCGGACATCCTCTCGGACCGGGCGTCGGCGGGCCTCGCGCGCGGCGCGCTCGACCACGAGAGCACCCGTCGGGTCGCCGAGTGGGCCGACGGGGACGCCCACGACGCGCTCGCCGCGGTGTTCGGGGCCGCGGTGGTCGCCGACGACGCCGGCGAGAACCGGATCGGTCCCGACGCGCTCGATGCCGGTATCGAGGGGGTCCCCCGACCGTGTACCGCGGTCGGCCGGATCCGCTCGCTCCCGGCGAACCGCCAGCGCGTCCTCCGGGAACTCTTCGACCTCGACGCCGCCGACCGGGAGTCGGTTCGAGCGGCGGCGGCCGGGGTGGCGGCCGCCGACACGGTGGGGCTGTCGGCGACGACGGTCGAACGAATTCTCTACGAGCTCGCCGATTCGGGGATCGTCCGACGGGTCTCCACCGACCGAACCGACGGGCTCGGACGCCCGCCGAGCGGGCTCGAACCGTGTTTTCCGGCGCTGGTCTTCCGCCGACTCTACGACCTCGCGTCGTCGACACCCTGA
- the glpK gene encoding glycerol kinase GlpK, translated as MTPDTYVGAVDQGTTGTRFMVFDHGGRVVANAYERHEQFYPEPGWVEHDPVEIWEKTQSVVREALDSAGIEASQLEAIGVTNQRETTLFWDAESGQPIHRAIVWQDRRTTDRVEELEANGKAETIQAKTGLQPDAYFSATKAEWLLDNADPIKLQRARPADTRERAEAGDLHFGTIDSWLIEKLTGNHVTDVTNASRTMLFDIHEMAWDDELLEEFRVPRATLPEVRPSSDEDYYGTTDPDGFLGAEVPVAGALGDQQAALFGQTCFDEGDAKNTYGTGSFFLLNTGEEAVESDNGLLTTVGFQRSGEPVQYALEGSIFVTGAAVEWLGDVGLIDDASETEDLARSVDSTDGVYLVPAFTGLGAPHWDQRARGTIVGMTRGTRREHIVRATLESIAYQTRDVAEAMEHDSGIEVEELRVDGGAVKNNFLCQLQADVLGVDIVRPEVDETTALGSAYAAGLAVGYWETADELRKNWQVDSEFAPKRTDEGDAMYERWHDAVDRSLDWARED; from the coding sequence ATGACACCAGACACCTACGTCGGCGCGGTCGACCAGGGAACGACGGGCACCCGATTCATGGTCTTCGACCATGGGGGCCGAGTCGTCGCCAACGCCTACGAACGACACGAGCAGTTCTATCCCGAACCCGGTTGGGTCGAGCACGACCCGGTCGAGATCTGGGAGAAGACCCAGTCGGTGGTACGTGAAGCCCTCGACAGCGCGGGGATCGAGGCCAGCCAGCTCGAAGCCATCGGGGTCACCAACCAGCGCGAGACCACGCTGTTCTGGGACGCCGAGTCCGGCCAGCCGATCCACCGCGCGATCGTCTGGCAGGACCGCCGGACCACCGACCGGGTCGAGGAGCTCGAAGCGAACGGGAAGGCCGAGACCATCCAGGCGAAGACCGGCCTCCAGCCCGACGCCTACTTCTCGGCCACCAAGGCCGAGTGGCTCCTCGACAACGCCGACCCGATCAAGCTCCAGCGTGCGCGGCCCGCCGACACCCGCGAGCGCGCCGAGGCCGGCGACCTCCACTTCGGCACCATCGACTCGTGGCTGATCGAGAAACTCACTGGCAATCACGTCACGGACGTGACCAACGCCTCGCGAACCATGCTGTTCGACATCCACGAGATGGCGTGGGACGACGAACTCTTGGAGGAGTTCCGGGTTCCGCGCGCGACCCTGCCCGAGGTCCGTCCCTCCAGCGACGAGGATTACTACGGCACCACGGATCCCGACGGCTTCCTGGGTGCCGAGGTCCCCGTCGCGGGCGCGCTCGGCGACCAGCAGGCCGCGCTGTTCGGCCAGACGTGCTTCGACGAGGGCGACGCGAAGAACACCTACGGAACCGGATCGTTCTTCCTGCTCAACACCGGCGAGGAGGCCGTCGAGAGCGACAACGGGCTGCTCACGACGGTGGGCTTCCAGCGCTCCGGCGAACCCGTCCAGTACGCGCTCGAAGGCTCGATCTTCGTCACCGGCGCGGCGGTCGAGTGGCTCGGCGACGTCGGGCTGATCGACGACGCGAGCGAGACCGAGGACCTCGCGCGAAGCGTGGATTCGACGGACGGGGTCTACCTCGTCCCGGCCTTCACCGGGCTGGGCGCGCCCCACTGGGACCAGCGCGCACGTGGGACCATCGTCGGGATGACCCGCGGCACGCGCCGCGAACACATCGTCCGCGCGACGCTCGAATCGATAGCCTACCAGACCCGCGACGTCGCCGAGGCGATGGAGCACGACTCCGGGATCGAAGTCGAGGAGCTCCGAGTCGACGGCGGGGCGGTCAAGAACAACTTCCTCTGTCAGCTCCAGGCCGACGTGCTCGGTGTGGACATCGTTCGTCCGGAGGTCGACGAGACCACCGCGCTCGGCTCCGCGTACGCCGCGGGGCTCGCGGTGGGCTACTGGGAGACCGCCGACGAACTCCGGAAGAACTGGCAGGTCGACAGCGAGTTCGCCCCGAAACGGACCGACGAGGGCGACGCGATGTACGAGCGCTGGCACGACGCGGTCGACCGCTCGCTCGACTGGGCACGGGAAGACTGA
- a CDS encoding OapC/ArvC family zinc-ribbon domain-containing protein, with translation MPHQCTQCGHTFPDGSKEMLSGCPECGGNKFKFEPAADARAEGASADAEPSAPGENPAQADARREVVSGDDHPTDTADPDSTGNEGVSNERVPETPTNELGDPPPETESTTDTPDPSDESDMAALRRELDDQFESIKILEPGQYELNLMELYNREEYIIALREDGQYVIEVPETWLGDDEA, from the coding sequence ATGCCTCATCAATGCACTCAGTGCGGTCACACGTTCCCCGACGGCTCGAAGGAGATGCTCTCGGGCTGTCCGGAGTGTGGGGGCAACAAGTTCAAGTTCGAACCCGCCGCCGACGCACGCGCCGAGGGCGCGAGCGCCGACGCGGAACCGTCCGCACCGGGTGAGAACCCGGCACAGGCCGACGCGCGACGCGAGGTCGTCTCCGGGGACGACCACCCCACCGACACCGCCGACCCCGACTCGACCGGAAACGAAGGGGTGTCGAACGAGAGGGTACCGGAGACACCGACGAACGAGCTCGGCGACCCACCCCCCGAGACCGAGTCGACGACGGACACGCCCGACCCATCGGACGAATCCGACATGGCGGCGCTCCGGCGCGAGCTCGACGACCAGTTCGAGAGCATCAAGATCCTCGAACCGGGTCAGTACGAACTCAACCTGATGGAACTCTACAACCGGGAGGAGTACATCATCGCGCTCCGGGAGGACGGCCAGTACGTCATCGAGGTTCCCGAGACGTGGCTCGGCGACGACGAAGCGTAG
- a CDS encoding DUF2073 domain-containing protein, with protein sequence MADADDDPSIGAGDDGNGEDESPAPSDSVQLDMISGERMDQLTSMEKIRLILDGVHDGNIVILEEGLDPDEESKLIEVTMTEISPDGFTGIEIETYPGAGQSSGGLFDRLMGRSSDTKLTVIGPANRLETLHKDETLISTLVTRR encoded by the coding sequence ATGGCCGACGCAGACGACGACCCGAGCATCGGTGCCGGCGACGATGGCAACGGCGAGGACGAGAGCCCCGCCCCGTCCGACAGCGTCCAACTCGACATGATCAGCGGCGAGCGGATGGACCAGCTCACGAGCATGGAGAAGATCCGGCTGATCCTCGATGGGGTCCACGACGGCAACATCGTGATCCTGGAAGAGGGGCTCGACCCCGACGAGGAGTCCAAACTCATCGAGGTCACCATGACCGAGATCAGCCCCGACGGGTTCACCGGGATCGAGATCGAGACCTACCCCGGGGCCGGCCAATCGAGCGGCGGCCTCTTCGACCGCCTGATGGGTCGAAGTTCCGACACCAAGCTCACCGTGATCGGCCCGGCCAACCGGCTCGAAACCCTCCATAAGGACGAGACGCTGATCAGCACCCTCGTCACGCGTCGGTAA
- a CDS encoding Era-like GTP-binding protein codes for MGLLTGLRNSISNFFTGGQKQRRIGIYGPPNAGKTTLANRIARDWTGDAVGPESQVPHETRRARRKEDIEIERNGKSVTIDIVDTPGVATKVDYTEFLDHDMEKDDAVRRSREATEGVAEAMHWLREDVDGVIYVLDSAEDPFTQVNTMLVGIIESQDLPVLIFANKIDLEESSIQRIKNAFPQHETVPLSALEGENMDEVYEKIAEYFG; via the coding sequence ATGGGACTGCTCACTGGACTCCGGAACAGCATTTCGAACTTCTTCACGGGCGGGCAGAAACAGCGCCGTATCGGGATCTACGGACCGCCGAACGCCGGCAAGACCACGCTCGCGAACCGGATCGCGCGCGATTGGACCGGCGACGCGGTGGGGCCCGAAAGCCAGGTTCCACATGAGACCCGTCGAGCCCGCCGGAAGGAGGACATCGAGATCGAGCGCAACGGCAAGTCGGTGACCATCGACATCGTGGACACGCCCGGTGTCGCCACCAAGGTGGATTACACCGAGTTCCTCGACCACGACATGGAGAAGGACGACGCCGTCCGGCGCTCGCGCGAGGCCACCGAGGGCGTCGCGGAGGCGATGCACTGGCTCCGCGAGGACGTCGACGGCGTGATCTACGTGCTCGACTCGGCGGAGGACCCGTTCACGCAGGTCAACACCATGCTGGTTGGCATCATCGAGAGTCAGGACCTTCCGGTGTTGATCTTCGCCAACAAGATCGACCTCGAGGAATCGAGCATCCAGCGCATCAAGAACGCCTTCCCGCAGCACGAAACGGTGCCGCTCTCGGCGCTCGAAGGGGAGAACATGGACGAAGTGTACGAAAAGATAGCGGAGTACTTCGGCTGA
- a CDS encoding ORC1-type DNA replication protein gives MTRDDPTPDDHDGEEPFPEGERDTDDGEADANDPGDTEDSDLPNESAVGDGLDIPDDSAAEETTNEASRPDHRPAAANSTDPTDPTDSDPFAVHSADELGSASDPSVDDGMASVTDPNPSPEGGESGGSSSQGLFDDLLSGDPIFENKDVLRPSYTPERLPHRNEQINNMATILVGALRGETPSNILIYGKTGTGKTASAKFVSNELETTSQKYDVPCEVEYINCEVTDTQYRVLAQLANTFIEANQRHVEERLDEVRALADRAETNPGALDGTEFETPEAVESRIEELETDLDEFEPVPMTGWPTDRVYATFFDAVDYRERVVVIMLDEIDKLVEKSGDDTLYNLSRMNSELDNSRVSIMGISNDLKFTEFLDPRVKSSLGEEEIVFPPYDATQLRDILAARATLAFVDDALSEDVIPLCAAFAAQEHGDARRALDLLRTAGELAERSQTDRVDEDHVREAQEKIEIDRVVEVVRTLPTQSKVVLFAVILLERKGAKNINTGEVYNIYRRLCDEIDADVLTQRRVTDLISELDMLGIVNAVVVSKGRYGRTKEMNLSVPIEDTEAVLTSDSRLGDIEDVKPFVQARFDN, from the coding sequence ATGACACGAGACGACCCGACACCCGACGACCACGACGGCGAGGAGCCCTTTCCGGAGGGAGAACGCGATACCGACGATGGGGAGGCCGACGCGAACGACCCCGGCGACACGGAGGATTCCGACCTCCCGAACGAGTCCGCTGTCGGGGACGGCCTCGATATCCCCGACGACTCCGCCGCCGAGGAGACCACGAACGAGGCCAGCCGACCGGACCACCGGCCCGCGGCGGCCAACTCCACTGACCCCACTGACCCCACCGACTCCGACCCGTTCGCGGTCCACTCCGCGGACGAGCTCGGATCGGCGTCCGACCCGAGTGTCGACGACGGGATGGCATCGGTCACGGACCCGAACCCCTCCCCGGAGGGCGGGGAGAGCGGGGGGAGTTCCTCCCAGGGGCTGTTCGACGACCTCCTGAGCGGCGACCCGATCTTCGAGAACAAGGACGTGCTGCGGCCCTCCTACACACCCGAGCGTCTCCCGCACCGCAACGAGCAGATCAACAACATGGCGACGATCCTCGTCGGCGCGCTCCGTGGGGAGACCCCCTCGAACATCCTGATCTACGGCAAGACCGGGACCGGGAAGACCGCGAGCGCGAAGTTCGTGAGCAACGAGCTCGAAACCACTTCGCAAAAATACGACGTCCCCTGCGAGGTCGAGTACATCAACTGCGAGGTCACCGACACCCAGTATCGGGTGCTCGCCCAGCTCGCGAACACCTTCATCGAGGCCAACCAGCGACACGTCGAGGAGCGCCTCGACGAGGTCCGTGCGCTCGCCGACCGCGCCGAGACGAACCCGGGGGCGCTCGACGGCACCGAGTTCGAGACCCCCGAGGCCGTCGAAAGCCGGATCGAGGAGTTAGAGACCGACCTCGACGAGTTCGAGCCGGTGCCGATGACCGGCTGGCCGACCGACCGGGTCTACGCCACCTTCTTCGACGCGGTGGACTACCGCGAACGCGTCGTGGTGATCATGCTCGACGAGATCGACAAACTCGTCGAGAAGTCGGGCGACGACACCCTCTACAACCTCTCGCGAATGAACTCCGAACTCGACAACTCACGGGTCTCGATCATGGGGATCTCGAACGACCTCAAGTTCACCGAGTTCCTCGATCCCCGGGTGAAGTCCTCGTTGGGAGAAGAGGAGATCGTCTTCCCGCCCTACGACGCCACCCAGCTCCGGGACATCCTCGCCGCGCGCGCGACGCTCGCGTTCGTCGACGACGCGCTCTCCGAGGACGTCATCCCGCTCTGTGCGGCCTTCGCCGCCCAGGAACACGGCGACGCCCGGCGCGCGCTCGACCTCCTCCGGACCGCCGGCGAACTCGCCGAGCGGAGCCAGACCGACCGGGTCGACGAGGACCACGTTCGCGAGGCCCAGGAGAAGATCGAGATCGACCGGGTGGTCGAGGTGGTCCGCACACTCCCCACCCAGTCGAAGGTCGTCCTCTTTGCCGTGATCCTCCTCGAACGCAAGGGCGCGAAGAACATCAACACCGGCGAGGTCTACAACATCTACCGTCGACTCTGCGACGAGATCGACGCCGACGTCCTGACCCAGCGCCGCGTCACCGACCTCATCTCCGAACTCGACATGCTCGGGATCGTCAACGCGGTCGTGGTCTCGAAGGGTCGCTACGGCCGGACCAAGGAGATGAACCTCTCGGTCCCCATCGAGGACACCGAAGCCGTCCTCACCAGCGACTCACGGCTCGGCGACATCGAGGACGTCAAACCGTTCGTCCAGGCGCGCTTCGACAACTGA